In a genomic window of Streptomyces noursei ATCC 11455:
- a CDS encoding DUF4185 domain-containing protein translates to MRHPPITRTTLAAGLLALLLLTAVAALLAPAPPHGTDDHAACTGRTPASWTTDPATTTAFARYGDDDSRGDDWTGGDGTHSVRLPDGRTLWLFSDTFLDRVHPPPNPQGAPYRWRTTDAGGTPFLRHNSLVLMNSSGTPERTLTGGTPAAPGPFFPDPPGGGWRWPVHATVEPRAPGSPDRVVRVLLWNRVPGTGAWIFGVPRGTEVATLSLPDLRLESLSPVADRGAVADPGRVVLYGTALVRDGAWNYVFGGDDPPSSPADSGYLARVPVGRLADRAAWRFWDGAHWRPDAGRAAPVLRGGGRRGVGSAFTVVRAAGGTWVLLTMDTAGGAGLRTITGYWACSPRGPWHGPTGRITPPRPTGPDPDHIAVYNPQAHPEFTTDAGLLLSYDVNWLGPPGAPADPVVNGDVELYRPRFLRVRLAPTGP, encoded by the coding sequence ATGCGCCACCCGCCGATCACCCGCACCACGCTCGCCGCCGGACTGCTCGCCCTCCTGCTCCTGACCGCCGTGGCCGCCCTCCTGGCGCCGGCGCCGCCCCACGGCACCGACGACCACGCCGCCTGCACGGGCCGCACCCCCGCCTCCTGGACCACCGACCCGGCGACCACCACGGCATTCGCCCGCTACGGTGACGACGACTCCCGCGGCGACGACTGGACCGGCGGCGACGGCACCCACTCGGTGCGCCTTCCGGACGGCCGGACGCTCTGGCTGTTCTCCGACACCTTCCTCGACCGGGTCCACCCGCCGCCCAACCCCCAAGGAGCGCCCTACCGTTGGCGCACCACCGACGCCGGCGGCACGCCGTTCCTACGGCACAATTCCCTCGTTCTGATGAACTCCTCGGGCACGCCGGAGCGCACCCTGACCGGCGGCACCCCCGCCGCCCCCGGGCCGTTCTTCCCCGACCCGCCCGGCGGCGGCTGGCGCTGGCCGGTCCACGCGACCGTCGAACCGCGCGCCCCCGGCTCACCGGACCGGGTCGTCCGGGTGCTGCTGTGGAACCGCGTCCCCGGCACCGGCGCGTGGATCTTCGGCGTGCCCCGCGGCACCGAGGTCGCCACCCTCTCCCTGCCCGACCTCCGGCTGGAGTCCCTCAGCCCGGTCGCCGACCGCGGCGCCGTCGCCGATCCGGGCCGAGTCGTCCTCTACGGCACCGCGCTGGTCCGCGACGGCGCCTGGAACTACGTCTTCGGCGGTGACGACCCGCCCTCGTCCCCGGCCGACAGCGGCTATCTGGCCCGGGTCCCGGTCGGTCGGCTCGCGGACCGGGCGGCCTGGCGGTTCTGGGACGGCGCCCACTGGCGGCCGGACGCCGGGCGGGCCGCGCCGGTCCTGCGCGGCGGCGGCCGGCGCGGCGTCGGCAGCGCCTTCACCGTCGTCCGCGCCGCCGGGGGTACCTGGGTGCTGCTCACCATGGACACCGCGGGCGGCGCCGGACTGCGGACGATCACCGGTTATTGGGCCTGCTCGCCCCGGGGCCCCTGGCACGGTCCGACCGGCCGGATCACCCCGCCGCGCCCGACCGGCCCCGACCCCGACCACATCGCGGTCTACAACCCGCAGGCACACCCGGAGTTCACCACCGACGCCGGGCTGCTGCTCAGCTACGACGTCAACTGGCTCGGCCCGCCCGGCGCCCCCGCCGACCCGGTGGTCAACGGCGACGTGGAGCTGTACCGACCGCGGTTCCTGCGGGTCCGGCTGGCGCCGACCGGGCCCTGA
- a CDS encoding helix-turn-helix domain-containing protein: MSAAQSSSDPSLRRYLDHPRGGPTVLRIVLGTQLRRLREAAGITREAAGDAIRASHAKISRLELGRVSCKERDVADLLTLYDVTDSTARATFLTLARRTGKPGWWHQFSDVLPSWFETHLGLESAASVIRTYEVQFVPGLLQTPEYARAVARLGNPGSTPEETEQRVELRMERQRLLTLPDAPRLWAIIDEACLRRPLGGPEVMVGQVRHLLEMARLPNITLQVAPFALGGLAAAGGPITILRFLEPDLPDIVYLEQLTSALYLDKRDDVDHYLAVMDRLSAQAESPRNSLAMLERMTEQVG, translated from the coding sequence ATGAGCGCCGCGCAGTCGAGCAGTGACCCGTCCCTGCGCCGCTATCTGGACCATCCGCGCGGTGGCCCGACCGTCCTGCGCATCGTGCTGGGCACCCAACTGCGCCGGTTGCGGGAGGCCGCGGGCATCACCCGCGAGGCCGCCGGGGACGCCATCCGCGCCTCCCACGCCAAGATCAGCCGCCTGGAACTGGGCCGGGTGAGCTGCAAGGAACGTGATGTAGCCGACCTGTTGACGCTCTACGACGTCACCGACAGCACCGCCCGCGCCACCTTCCTCACCCTCGCCCGCCGGACCGGCAAGCCCGGGTGGTGGCACCAGTTCAGCGACGTCCTGCCCAGCTGGTTCGAGACCCATCTCGGCCTGGAGTCGGCCGCCTCGGTCATCCGCACCTACGAAGTCCAGTTCGTACCGGGCCTGTTGCAGACGCCGGAGTACGCCCGCGCGGTGGCCCGACTGGGCAACCCGGGATCCACTCCGGAGGAGACCGAACAGCGGGTCGAACTACGGATGGAGAGACAGCGGCTGTTGACGCTCCCCGACGCACCCCGGCTGTGGGCCATCATCGACGAGGCGTGCCTGCGCCGCCCGTTGGGCGGACCGGAGGTGATGGTCGGTCAGGTCCGGCACCTCCTGGAGATGGCGCGGCTGCCCAACATCACCCTCCAGGTCGCGCCGTTCGCCCTCGGCGGCCTCGCCGCGGCGGGCGGCCCGATCACCATCCTCCGCTTCCTGGAACCCGACCTCCCCGACATCGTCTATCTGGAGCAGCTGACCAGCGCGCTGTACCTGGACAAGCGCGACGACGTCGACCACTACCTGGCCGTGATGGACCGGCTCAGCGCCCAGGCCGAGTCGCCGCGGAACTCGCTCGCGATGCTGGAGCGGATGACGGAGCAGGTGGGCTGA
- a CDS encoding coenzyme f390 synthetase: protein MGANSFPQDVERGLFEGNPLADLIEGFCLTLAAGGDLEARPVVHVQLRPGVALSAVEADQLAKICQRGVQRRLDCHAGDFAAHPEQGPAANELAIAVHPYRSGPFADPAAIRDGYLLRGGS from the coding sequence ATGGGGGCCAACAGCTTTCCGCAGGACGTCGAGCGCGGGCTCTTCGAGGGCAATCCGCTGGCGGACCTGATCGAGGGGTTCTGCCTCACCCTGGCGGCGGGCGGCGACCTGGAGGCCAGACCGGTGGTGCACGTCCAGCTGCGGCCCGGGGTGGCGCTGTCCGCGGTCGAGGCGGACCAGCTGGCCAAGATCTGTCAGCGGGGCGTCCAGCGCCGACTGGACTGCCACGCGGGGGACTTCGCGGCCCATCCGGAACAGGGGCCGGCCGCGAACGAACTGGCCATCGCCGTGCATCCGTACCGCAGCGGCCCGTTCGCCGACCCCGCCGCGATCCGCGACGGCTACCTGCTGCGCGGCGGGTCCTGA
- a CDS encoding methylmalonyl-CoA mutase subunit beta produces MTAESPELPLAAAFPAAEREQWQRLVEGVLRKSGASEATGSAAEDALSTDLQNGIRVRPLYTAQDAPPAAGLPGFPPFIRAGRPEGTAGSGWDVRQRHAGTDPRRVNEAVLADLENGVTSVWLTVGDGGVPVSGLAQALQGVYLDLAPVVLDAGAEFPAAAAELQRLYRESGVALAETAGALGADPLGVLARTGDDRGLADGLAAAAALAGWAEESAPRIRAVTVDALPYHEAGGSAAEELGASLATGVGYLRELTADGRGLGIDAACRQLEFRYAATADQFLTIAKLRAARLLWARVAEVCGVSPAAAAQRQHAVTSTVMMSRRDPWVNMLRTTVAGLSAGLGGADAVTVLPFDAALGLPDAFARRIARNTQSVLLEESHLAKVIDPAGGSWYVEQLTAELARAGWAFFQEIEGAGGQVAALRSGMLGDRLAQTWRRRSADLAHRREPITGVSEFPQLAESPLEREAAPAPAGGGLPRVRRDDAFEALRARSDAHLAARGARPTAFLAALGPVAAHTARVAFTANLFQAGGIETTAEQVTAESVAAAFTASGARIAAVCSSDAVYAEQAAEVAAALKSAGAVRVYLAGKPREHREDFVAAGVDTFVFAGCDAAGVLSSALDVTEVAG; encoded by the coding sequence ATGACCGCCGAGTCCCCCGAACTCCCCCTGGCCGCCGCCTTCCCGGCGGCCGAGCGCGAGCAGTGGCAGCGTCTCGTCGAAGGGGTGCTCCGCAAATCGGGCGCCTCCGAGGCCACCGGTTCCGCCGCCGAGGACGCGCTCTCCACGGATCTCCAGAACGGGATCCGCGTCCGACCGCTCTACACCGCACAGGACGCGCCACCGGCCGCGGGCCTGCCCGGCTTTCCCCCGTTCATCAGGGCGGGCCGGCCGGAGGGCACGGCCGGCTCCGGGTGGGACGTGCGCCAGCGGCACGCGGGCACCGATCCCCGGCGGGTCAACGAGGCGGTGCTCGCCGACCTGGAGAACGGGGTCACCTCCGTATGGCTGACCGTCGGTGACGGCGGCGTCCCGGTGTCCGGTCTGGCCCAGGCGCTCCAGGGCGTGTATCTGGACCTGGCGCCGGTGGTCCTGGACGCGGGTGCGGAATTCCCGGCGGCGGCAGCGGAGTTGCAGCGGCTCTACCGGGAGTCCGGGGTGGCGCTGGCCGAGACGGCGGGCGCGCTGGGCGCGGACCCGCTGGGCGTGCTCGCCCGGACCGGCGACGACCGCGGACTGGCCGACGGGCTGGCGGCCGCCGCCGCGCTGGCCGGCTGGGCCGAGGAGAGCGCACCGCGGATCCGCGCGGTGACCGTCGACGCCCTGCCGTACCACGAGGCGGGCGGCTCGGCGGCCGAGGAGTTGGGCGCCTCGCTGGCCACCGGAGTGGGCTATCTGCGGGAACTGACCGCGGACGGGCGGGGCCTGGGCATCGACGCGGCCTGCCGACAGCTGGAGTTCCGGTACGCCGCCACCGCCGACCAGTTCCTGACCATCGCCAAGCTGCGTGCCGCCCGGCTGCTGTGGGCCCGGGTCGCCGAGGTCTGCGGGGTGTCGCCGGCCGCCGCCGCGCAGCGCCAACACGCGGTCACCTCGACGGTCATGATGTCCCGTCGGGACCCGTGGGTGAACATGCTGCGCACCACGGTCGCCGGGCTGTCCGCCGGCCTGGGCGGCGCGGACGCGGTGACGGTGCTGCCGTTCGACGCGGCGCTGGGCCTGCCGGACGCGTTCGCCCGGCGGATCGCCCGGAACACCCAGTCGGTGCTGCTGGAGGAGTCACACCTGGCGAAGGTGATCGACCCGGCGGGCGGCTCCTGGTACGTCGAGCAGCTCACCGCCGAACTGGCCCGCGCGGGCTGGGCGTTCTTCCAGGAGATCGAGGGCGCCGGCGGCCAGGTCGCCGCGCTGCGGTCCGGGATGCTCGGCGACCGGCTGGCACAGACCTGGCGGCGGCGCAGCGCGGACCTGGCGCACCGCCGGGAACCGATCACCGGTGTCAGCGAGTTCCCGCAGCTGGCCGAGTCGCCGCTGGAGCGCGAGGCGGCCCCGGCACCGGCCGGCGGGGGGCTGCCGCGGGTGCGCCGGGACGACGCGTTCGAGGCGCTGCGGGCCCGTTCCGACGCGCATCTGGCGGCGCGCGGGGCGCGCCCGACGGCGTTCCTGGCCGCGCTGGGCCCGGTCGCGGCGCACACCGCGCGGGTGGCTTTCACCGCCAACCTCTTCCAGGCGGGCGGCATCGAGACCACCGCGGAGCAGGTGACGGCGGAGTCGGTGGCCGCGGCGTTCACGGCGAGCGGCGCGCGGATCGCCGCGGTGTGTTCCAGTGACGCGGTGTACGCCGAGCAGGCGGCGGAGGTGGCCGCGGCGCTGAAGTCGGCGGGCGCGGTGCGGGTGTATCTGGCGGGCAAACCGCGCGAGCACCGGGAGGATTTCGTGGCGGCCGGAGTGGACACGTTCGTGTTCGCGGGCTGCGACGCGGCCGGGGTGCTGTCCTCGGCCCTGGATGTCACGGAGGTGGCGGGATGA
- a CDS encoding ATP-binding protein yields the protein MTTHPAQSERDSLREGGEPAATAGREAWSLPGPDGFAACALGGAECTVAEARRFTRSTLEAWRMCPHLADNAVLIVSELVTNALRHGSADPLGMGLDFLMEDRFCRAWLALTRQEHGVLCAVSDGGTTAPVLRPRDELAECGRGLHLVDRLSDSWGWTPPDASGKTVWATVMARG from the coding sequence ATGACCACACACCCGGCACAGTCCGAGCGCGACAGCCTCCGGGAAGGAGGGGAGCCAGCGGCCACCGCCGGCCGTGAAGCGTGGTCGTTGCCCGGCCCGGACGGCTTCGCGGCCTGTGCGCTCGGCGGTGCGGAGTGCACCGTGGCGGAGGCCCGACGGTTCACCCGGAGCACCCTCGAAGCCTGGCGGATGTGCCCGCACCTCGCCGACAACGCGGTCCTGATCGTCTCGGAGCTGGTCACCAACGCCCTCCGACACGGCTCCGCCGATCCCCTCGGCATGGGCCTCGACTTCCTCATGGAGGACCGCTTCTGCCGGGCGTGGCTGGCGCTGACCCGACAGGAGCACGGCGTGCTGTGCGCGGTCTCCGACGGCGGGACCACGGCGCCCGTGCTCCGACCGCGGGACGAGCTGGCCGAGTGCGGGCGCGGACTCCACCTCGTCGACCGGCTCAGCGACTCCTGGGGCTGGACACCGCCGGACGCGTCCGGCAAAACGGTGTGGGCTACGGTGATGGCGCGCGGCTGA
- a CDS encoding LysR family transcriptional regulator, translating to MDLLSLRYFRAVARREHISRAAEELRVAQPSVSRTIARLEAELGVPLFDRQGRTVRLNRYGAAFLVRVERALDELDDGRRELHDAAGIDQGSVAIAAETLMPLAHLLGDFRAAYPGVAVRLLQSTPETMLDQLRAREVDFCVASQPLDGPGLEAVRLRREEVQLVVPAGHRLADRERVSVADLFGEPFITTGPGHWQRVLLDRLFAPTGRRPVIACEGEEPAATLFLIQAGLGIGLGPALAREATAHEPIAWVRLDAPGCFRTLSLVRRADSYLSVAAARFRDVAVAYYTESKGTAEDPARHG from the coding sequence ATGGATCTGCTGTCGCTGCGCTACTTCCGCGCGGTCGCGCGACGCGAACACATCAGCCGGGCCGCCGAGGAACTGCGGGTGGCCCAGCCCTCGGTGAGCCGCACCATCGCCCGGTTGGAGGCCGAGCTGGGGGTGCCGCTCTTCGACCGGCAGGGCCGCACCGTCCGGCTCAACCGCTACGGGGCCGCGTTCCTCGTCCGGGTGGAGCGGGCCCTGGACGAACTCGACGACGGGCGGCGGGAGTTGCACGACGCGGCCGGGATCGACCAAGGGAGCGTGGCGATCGCCGCGGAGACCCTGATGCCGCTCGCCCACCTGCTCGGCGACTTCCGGGCCGCCTACCCCGGCGTCGCGGTACGGCTCCTGCAGTCCACCCCCGAGACCATGCTCGATCAGCTCCGGGCCCGCGAGGTGGACTTCTGTGTGGCCTCGCAGCCGCTGGACGGGCCGGGGCTGGAGGCGGTGCGGCTGCGGCGCGAGGAGGTGCAGCTCGTGGTGCCGGCCGGGCACCGGCTGGCCGACCGGGAGCGGGTCTCGGTCGCCGACCTGTTCGGCGAACCGTTCATCACCACCGGGCCCGGTCACTGGCAACGCGTCCTGCTGGACCGGCTGTTCGCGCCGACCGGTCGGCGCCCGGTGATCGCCTGCGAGGGCGAGGAGCCCGCCGCCACCCTCTTCCTGATCCAGGCCGGACTCGGCATCGGCCTGGGCCCCGCGCTCGCCCGCGAGGCCACCGCGCACGAGCCGATCGCCTGGGTGCGCCTCGACGCCCCCGGCTGCTTCCGCACGCTCAGCCTCGTCCGACGCGCGGACAGCTATCTGTCGGTGGCCGCGGCCCGCTTCAGGGACGTGGCGGTGGCGTACTACACGGAGTCGAAGGGCACCGCGGAGGACCCGGCGCGGCACGGCTGA
- the meaB gene encoding methylmalonyl Co-A mutase-associated GTPase MeaB, with translation MPARIDVDRYAEGVRAGSRAWIARAVTLVESTRADHRAAAQQLLVRLLPYSGAARRVGISGVPGVGKSTFIDALGSLLTGMGHRVAVLAVDPSSSRTGGSILGDKTRMERLATDPAAFVRPSPTSGTLGGVARATRESIVVMEAAGYDVVLVETVGVGQSETTVAGMVDTFLLLTLARTGDQLQGIKKGVLELADLVSVNKADGPHERDARSAARELAGALRLLQPSNAAWTPPVLTCSAREGTGLKTVWERIEQHRTLLESTGALAERRRAQQVEWTWSMVRDRLIDRLQEHPEVRRLGPEVEGAVRAGEITATLAAERLLSAFGLGDGLAEGLAGGATGDVTDGASGERASAT, from the coding sequence ATGCCTGCGAGGATCGATGTCGACCGGTACGCCGAGGGGGTGCGGGCCGGCTCCCGGGCCTGGATCGCCCGCGCGGTCACCCTGGTCGAGTCCACCCGCGCCGATCACCGGGCGGCGGCCCAGCAGTTGCTGGTGCGGCTGCTGCCGTACTCCGGCGCGGCCCGGCGGGTGGGCATCAGCGGCGTGCCGGGCGTCGGCAAGTCGACCTTCATCGACGCGCTCGGCTCGCTGTTGACCGGGATGGGGCACCGGGTGGCGGTGCTGGCCGTCGACCCGTCCTCCAGCCGGACCGGCGGCTCCATCCTCGGCGACAAGACCCGGATGGAGCGGCTGGCGACCGACCCGGCGGCGTTCGTCCGTCCCTCCCCCACGTCCGGCACGCTGGGCGGGGTGGCGCGGGCGACCCGCGAGTCGATCGTGGTGATGGAGGCCGCGGGGTACGACGTGGTGCTGGTGGAGACGGTCGGTGTCGGCCAGTCGGAGACCACCGTCGCGGGCATGGTCGACACGTTCCTGCTGCTGACGCTGGCCCGCACCGGGGACCAGCTCCAGGGCATCAAGAAGGGCGTCCTGGAGCTGGCGGACCTGGTGTCGGTCAACAAGGCGGACGGCCCGCACGAGCGGGACGCCCGGTCCGCCGCCCGCGAACTGGCGGGCGCGCTACGGCTGTTGCAGCCCTCGAACGCGGCCTGGACCCCGCCGGTACTCACCTGCAGCGCCCGCGAGGGCACCGGGCTCAAGACGGTGTGGGAGCGGATCGAGCAGCACCGCACCCTGCTGGAGTCCACCGGCGCGCTCGCCGAGCGGCGCCGCGCCCAACAGGTCGAATGGACGTGGTCGATGGTCCGGGACCGGCTGATCGACCGCCTCCAGGAGCATCCGGAGGTCCGTCGGCTGGGTCCGGAGGTCGAGGGGGCGGTCCGCGCGGGCGAGATCACCGCGACGCTGGCGGCGGAGCGGCTGCTGTCGGCCTTCGGGCTGGGCGACGGATTGGCCGAGGGCCTGGCCGGCGGGGCGACCGGCGACGTGACGGACGGTGCGTCGGGGGAGCGCGCGAGCGCGACCTGA
- a CDS encoding DNA-binding protein, translating to MINSGGGRCRAAAPELETAVPSPFLHTTPVDPVATASPHLAAVHAQLAGHFGPAGIPAEFRLLFGVPDLLCATWVAFRESLLTGSAARTDKELVAAGVARARRCPPVSRTHVRALHAAGHRTLARTVRDGGTPKDAGHARLLAWGAATDTPDAPPAGPPGPPDHAPEFLGTALTAHFLTRLGSALLSARAGRAAERWPHRLLGGGGAARPTPARAPRPGESLPLLAGPIGPEPAWAGGAPPGAGVAALRSAAVADRDPWLSDAVRSRVRTVVAAHDRHPSDAGLTGRQPAVRAWLYAALEGLRGADRPAAAVALLVALEPSRLTAADVEFWRLTAPDGAADDTALLRLAAFGAYTAVERVERSLAGTAPGAGTHSRT from the coding sequence ATGATCAACTCCGGAGGCGGCCGTTGCCGGGCCGCCGCGCCCGAACTGGAGACCGCCGTGCCGAGCCCCTTCCTCCACACCACCCCCGTGGACCCCGTCGCCACGGCGTCGCCGCACCTCGCGGCCGTGCACGCCCAGTTGGCGGGCCACTTCGGCCCGGCCGGGATACCCGCCGAGTTCCGGCTGCTGTTCGGCGTGCCGGACCTGCTGTGCGCGACCTGGGTGGCATTCCGCGAGTCGCTGCTGACCGGCAGCGCCGCCCGTACCGACAAGGAGCTGGTGGCGGCCGGCGTGGCGCGGGCCCGGCGGTGCCCGCCGGTGTCGCGCACCCATGTCCGGGCGCTGCACGCCGCCGGCCACCGCACGCTGGCCCGGACGGTCCGCGACGGCGGCACCCCCAAGGACGCCGGCCACGCCCGGCTGTTGGCCTGGGGCGCGGCCACCGACACGCCGGACGCCCCACCGGCCGGGCCGCCCGGCCCGCCCGACCACGCCCCCGAGTTCCTCGGCACCGCCCTGACCGCGCACTTCCTGACCCGGCTGGGCTCCGCGCTGCTGTCCGCGCGGGCGGGCCGCGCCGCCGAGCGGTGGCCGCACCGCCTGCTGGGCGGCGGGGGTGCCGCGCGTCCGACACCGGCCCGCGCGCCGCGCCCCGGGGAGAGCCTGCCGCTGCTGGCGGGCCCGATCGGCCCCGAGCCGGCCTGGGCGGGCGGGGCGCCGCCGGGCGCGGGGGTGGCGGCGCTCCGGTCCGCGGCGGTGGCCGACCGGGACCCGTGGCTCTCCGACGCCGTCCGGTCGCGGGTGCGGACGGTCGTCGCCGCTCATGACCGCCACCCGTCCGACGCCGGCCTGACAGGCCGTCAGCCTGCCGTCCGGGCCTGGCTCTACGCCGCGCTGGAAGGGCTGCGCGGCGCCGACCGCCCGGCCGCCGCGGTGGCGCTCCTGGTGGCCCTGGAACCGTCCCGACTCACCGCGGCGGACGTGGAGTTCTGGCGCCTCACGGCTCCCGACGGGGCGGCCGACGACACCGCGCTGCTGCGCCTGGCCGCGTTCGGCGCGTACACCGCCGTGGAGCGCGTCGAGCGGTCCCTCGCCGGGACGGCGCCGGGTGCGGGTACTCACTCGCGGACCTGA
- a CDS encoding DUF397 domain-containing protein, protein MESMTNGMPATGIEGAVWRKSRRSNPNGNCVELALLPDGGVAVRNSRHTAGPALIYTRAEMAAFVQGAKDGEFDDLFPHD, encoded by the coding sequence ATGGAGTCGATGACCAACGGGATGCCGGCCACCGGCATCGAAGGCGCGGTGTGGCGCAAGAGCCGCCGCAGCAACCCCAACGGCAACTGCGTTGAACTGGCGCTTCTTCCGGACGGCGGAGTCGCGGTGCGCAACTCGCGACACACCGCGGGACCCGCGCTGATCTACACCCGCGCCGAGATGGCCGCCTTCGTACAGGGCGCCAAGGACGGCGAGTTCGATGATCTGTTCCCCCACGACTGA
- the scpA gene encoding methylmalonyl-CoA mutase, whose translation MKETARQAGAIPDFSTVELGETSGAAASGDRDRWTEAVQQATGKSVTDLTWETPEGIDVKPLYTAADLDGLDFLGTYPGIAPYLRGPYPTMYVNQPWTIRQYAGFSTAEESNAFYRRNLAAGQKGLSVAFDLPTHRGYDSDHPRVTGDVGMAGVAIDSIYDMRQLFEGIPLDKMTVSMTMNGAVLPVLALYIVAAEEQGVPPEKLAGTIQNDILKEFMVRNTYIYPPQPSMRIISDIFAYTSQKMPRYNSISISGYHIQEAGATADLELAYTLADGVEYLRAGMAAGMDVDSFAPRLSFFWAIGMNFFMEIAKLRAARLLWARLVKQFDPKNPKSLSLRTHSQTSGWSLTAQDVFNNVTRTCVEAMAATQGHTQSLHTNALDEALALPTDFSARIARNTQLFLQQESGTCRVIDPWGGSAYVERLTHDLARRAWAHIEEVEAAGGMAKAIDAGIPKLRVEEAAARTQARIDSGRQALIGVNKYRVETDEEIEVLKVDNSAVRAQQIDKLKRLRAERDEDACRRALRALTEAAKAAPGPGLEGNLLALAVDAARAMATVGEISDALEEVYGRHSGQIRTISGVYRDEAGPSSGVERTRELVAAFERAEGRRPRILVAKMGQDGHDRGQKVIATAFADLGFDVDVGPLFQTPAEVARQAVEADVHIVGVSSLAAGHLTLVPALREALAAEDREDITIVVGGVIPPQDVQPLRDMGAAAVFLPGTVIPDAAHDLVRDLASVLGHEL comes from the coding sequence ATGAAGGAGACGGCACGACAGGCGGGCGCCATCCCGGACTTCAGCACGGTGGAGCTGGGCGAGACGTCCGGGGCGGCGGCGTCCGGTGACCGGGACCGCTGGACGGAGGCCGTCCAGCAGGCGACCGGCAAGAGCGTCACTGACCTGACCTGGGAGACGCCGGAGGGTATCGACGTCAAACCGCTCTACACCGCGGCCGACCTCGACGGCCTGGACTTCCTGGGCACCTACCCGGGCATCGCGCCGTATCTGCGCGGCCCGTACCCGACGATGTACGTCAACCAGCCCTGGACGATCCGGCAGTACGCGGGCTTCTCCACCGCCGAGGAGTCCAACGCCTTCTACCGGCGCAACCTCGCCGCCGGCCAGAAGGGCCTGTCGGTCGCCTTCGACCTGCCCACGCACCGCGGCTACGACAGCGACCACCCGCGGGTGACCGGTGACGTCGGCATGGCGGGCGTGGCGATCGACTCGATCTACGACATGCGGCAGCTCTTCGAGGGCATCCCGCTGGACAAGATGACGGTGTCGATGACGATGAACGGCGCGGTGCTGCCCGTTCTCGCCCTCTACATCGTGGCCGCCGAGGAGCAGGGCGTACCGCCCGAGAAGCTGGCCGGGACCATCCAGAACGACATCCTCAAGGAGTTCATGGTCCGCAACACCTACATCTATCCGCCGCAGCCCTCGATGCGGATCATCTCCGACATCTTCGCGTACACCTCGCAGAAGATGCCGCGCTACAACTCCATCTCGATCTCCGGCTACCACATCCAGGAGGCGGGGGCGACGGCCGACCTGGAGTTGGCGTACACCCTCGCCGACGGGGTGGAGTACCTGCGGGCCGGCATGGCGGCCGGCATGGACGTGGACTCCTTCGCGCCGCGGCTCTCCTTCTTCTGGGCGATCGGCATGAACTTCTTCATGGAGATCGCCAAGCTGCGCGCGGCCCGGCTGCTGTGGGCGCGGCTGGTGAAGCAGTTCGACCCGAAGAACCCCAAGTCCCTCTCGCTGCGCACCCATTCGCAGACCTCGGGCTGGTCACTGACCGCGCAGGACGTGTTCAACAACGTCACCCGGACGTGTGTGGAGGCGATGGCCGCGACCCAGGGCCACACCCAGTCGCTGCACACCAACGCGCTCGACGAGGCGCTGGCGCTGCCCACCGACTTCTCGGCGCGGATCGCCCGGAACACCCAGCTGTTCCTCCAGCAGGAGTCGGGCACCTGCCGGGTGATCGACCCGTGGGGCGGCAGCGCGTACGTCGAGCGGCTCACCCACGATCTGGCGCGCCGGGCCTGGGCGCACATCGAGGAGGTCGAGGCGGCCGGCGGCATGGCCAAGGCGATCGACGCGGGCATCCCCAAGCTGCGCGTCGAGGAGGCCGCGGCCCGTACGCAGGCGCGGATCGACTCCGGGCGGCAGGCGCTGATCGGCGTCAACAAGTACCGGGTGGAGACGGACGAGGAGATCGAGGTCCTCAAGGTCGACAACTCCGCGGTGCGGGCCCAGCAGATCGACAAGCTCAAGCGGCTGCGGGCGGAGCGCGACGAGGACGCCTGCCGGCGGGCGCTGCGGGCGCTGACCGAGGCGGCGAAGGCCGCGCCGGGACCGGGACTTGAGGGCAATCTGCTGGCGCTGGCGGTGGACGCGGCCCGCGCGATGGCGACCGTCGGGGAGATCTCGGACGCCCTGGAGGAGGTCTACGGCCGCCACTCGGGCCAGATCCGTACCATCTCCGGTGTGTACCGAGACGAAGCGGGACCCTCGTCGGGGGTCGAGCGCACCCGGGAGCTGGTGGCCGCGTTCGAGCGCGCCGAGGGCCGCCGGCCGCGCATCCTGGTGGCCAAGATGGGGCAGGACGGCCACGACCGCGGCCAGAAGGTGATCGCCACGGCCTTCGCCGACCTGGGCTTCGACGTCGACGTCGGCCCGCTGTTCCAGACCCCGGCCGAGGTGGCCCGGCAGGCGGTGGAGGCCGACGTGCACATCGTCGGGGTGTCCTCGCTGGCGGCCGGCCACCTCACGCTGGTGCCGGCGCTGCGGGAGGCGCTGGCGGCGGAGGACCGGGAGGACATCACCATCGTGGTGGGCGGGGTGATCCCGCCGCAGGACGTCCAGCCGCTGCGGGACATGGGCGCCGCCGCGGTGTTCCTGCCCGGCACGGTCATCCCGGACGCGGCCCACGACCTGGTGCGGGACCTGGCGTCGGTCCTCGGCCACGAGCTGTAG